The DNA region AAAATAATTGATGATGTGACCCCATTAAAATCAAAAGGTGTTTCTGAGCACATGAttttatcagaagaaaagaaggaacccACTGTATTGTATTCCCCAGATGTGGCCTCTGTGTCTGAACACTCTCTCCCACCATCAACAACTGAGCAAACTTCTGAATGCCAGTCCCCAGCACTTTTAGTCACCCCCTCTGAAAATGTGATCCTATCAGAAGAGACAGCAGAAAGTGAGCGGTACACACCCTCTTCCACCTCGACTTCTGAATTTTCAGTGCCACCATATGCAACACCAGAATCACAGGAGGAAGAAATTGTCCAGATATCCCCTTTAAATCTAAAAGGGGCCTCCTCACCCACAAATTTCTCAGAAGAGCAAGAAGACATTGGACCCTTTTCTCCAGACTCAGCATTTGTGTCAGAATTCTCATTTTCATCCTATGCAACtcaggaaatggagaaaagagaatttgaatgTGGTTCTCCAATATGTTTAACATCACCATCTGAACACACTGTTTTGtcagatgaagacactgaagtTGAACTTTTCTCTCCAGACTCAGCATCACAAGTTTCCATTCCACCATATAGAAtcccagaaacaaagaaaaatgaatttgagcATGATTCATTGTTAACTGCAATATCTGCCTCTGGATACTCTTGCTTTacagaagcaggagaggaagacaTTGCAACAACAGCTGATACAGCTGTACCCGAGCACCTCAG from Suricata suricatta isolate VVHF042 unplaced genomic scaffold, meerkat_22Aug2017_6uvM2_HiC HiC_scaffold_10378, whole genome shotgun sequence includes:
- the LOC115284574 gene encoding cardiomyopathy-associated protein 5-like gives rise to the protein IDDVTPLKSKGVSEHMILSEEKKEPTVLYSPDVASVSEHSLPPSTTEQTSECQSPALLVTPSENVILSEETAESERYTPSSTSTSEFSVPPYATPESQEEEIVQISPLNLKGASSPTNFSEEQEDIGPFSPDSAFVSEFSFSSYATQEMEKREFECGSPICLTSPSEHTVLSDEDTEVELFSPDSASQVSIPPYRIPETKKNEFEHDSLLTAISASGYSCFTEAGEEDIATTADTAVPEHLSSSQKQQAKPSPSLSAPEDLSFPPSTNKREITEVQPDAETISTSVSEYLILAQEQITRTFLEPDSEDLIPSSSTTEMDKGEIQTSSSVAARPVSLLAQSFMEKEDTKPVVASSPYSD